Within Oceanicoccus sp. KOV_DT_Chl, the genomic segment GGGATGCCGGGTTTGCTCTCAGGCTCGCTGCTGCTGGTGTGTTTGGCCTCAAGTTGGATATCCAGTGGCAGGCTAATGCGATTGGCCTCAGCATTTTGTCCTGGTGTTAATAGAAGGACGACGAAAACCACAGCAATGACGACACTGGCCAGTACCAGATGTTTGCGTGGGTAGTCTGCAGCTAGTTGGCTTAGACGGGGTTTTGGTGCGCTTGTTTGTTCCATAACACTTTCAATAATTTCTAGTAATCGACCCTAACTATAGGAAGTATAACAAAAATTTCAAAAACCCCTAGAATTCTTCAAGTCGAGCTAGCGTCAAGGGGGGCTTGGCTCGTTGCTGTGGCTTGCATTTACCGATGGTTGCGGTATCGTGCGCGCTCTTTCGCGGGCGGCATATTGATGGTTTTAATGTGATTAATCAATCAGGGTTTGCCGCATTCTGATAGGTAGAATTAAATAGTTTGTATAGGGTGAAAAAATGTCGATAGAGGGCAAGGAGTTGTTAGCTGATTTGCGGGCCAGAGGCTTGGTGGCGCAAACTACGGCGGATGAAGAGCTGGAGCAGCATCTGACTAATGCCTCCCGCAGCCTCTATTGCGGCTTTGATCCTACAGCTGATAGTTTGCATATTGGCAGTTTGGTGCCGTTGTTAACGTTAAGGCGCTTTCAGTTGGCGGGGCATAAGCCTTTGGCACTGGTCGGTGGTGCAACGGGGCTTATTGGTGACCCTTCATTTAAGGCGGAGGAGCGCAAGCTCAATACTCCCGATGTGGTGGCTAGCTGGGTTGATAAGCTTAGGGCGCAGGTAAGCCGATTTATTGATTTCGACTGCGGGGAGAATGCTGCCAAGGTCGTCAACAATCTGGATTGGATTGGTGATATGGATGTGCTGACTTTCCTGCGTGATATAGGAAAGCACTTCCCCGTTAATCAGATGATCAAAAAAGAGTCGGTAAAACAGCGTATTGAGCGTGAAGGTGAGGGTATCTCCTTTACCGAGTTCACCTATATGATATTGCAGTCTCTGGATTTTGCTGAGCTTTATAAGGCGAATAACTGCACTCTGCAGATTGGTGGTTCGGATCAGTGGGGCAATATTACTGGTGGGGTAGAGTTGACCCGGCGCCGTTATAGTGGGCAGGTCTATGGTCTGACGTTGCCGTTGGTGACTAAGGCTGATGGTACCAAGTTTGGAAAAACAGAAAGTGGCACTATCTGGTTGGATCCAGCAAAAACCTCCCCTTATGCGTTTTATCAATTTTGGTTAAATACCGCTGATGCTGATGTGTATAAATTTCTTCGTTATTTTACTTTTCTGTCGGTAGCAGAAATTGATGCAATGGAGGCGGCTTTTACAGAAGGTGGTGGAGATATTCGAATTCACAAAGTTGCTTTAGCTGTTGGAGTCACCAGATTAGTACATGGTGTCGAATTGGTTGAGTCTGCTCAGCGGATTTCTAGGGCTTTGTTTGAGGGTATTCCCCAGGATTTGTCAGAGGCTGAGTTGGAGCAGTTAATGCTCGATGGTATGCCATCAAGTAAATTGCCAGAAGATGTTTACGAAAAACCGCTGACAGGCCTTTTGACTGAGTGTGGAATGGCAAAGGCGGGGCGTGAAGTTAAAGATGCGTTGGTTCGTCGTGCGGTTTTGATTAATGGTGTGGCTAAAGGGATTGATGAGAATAATCGCTCTGCTGAAGCCTTTGCTCAAAGTGCGGCGCTTTATGAGCGTTTTTTTATCGTTAAGTTAGGCAAGAAGAAATACCATCTCTTTGAGCTGTAACGTGGGTAAAAGGTGTCTTTTTAAGCGTTTTGATGGTTTGTTGAGCGGCGCTGAAATAATTTTCAACTAGTCGTTGACAGCGGCTTCCGCATCCCTATAATGCGCGCCTCTCCTGTCGAGTAAGACCGACTTTAAGGGAGTGGCAAGCTAAGCAAAATCTTCAAATAATTCTTTTGAAATTAGTTGAAAATAACAGTTGCCAAGGTGAGTATACTCTGTATAATTCGCCTCCCTTGTCAGAGCAAGCGTAGCGCTTCGCTGGCAAGATACGGTAAAACCCGAGCGGTTTACCAAGCTCTTTAACAGATTGGATCAAGTAATTCGTGTGGGCGCTTACGTGTTGATGATGATGTAAATTATTATCAGGAACATAAGTGGCTCATCGAATCATGCAAATGAAAAGATAGAAACTAATTCCTGAGCCGAGATTTTGGATCATGAAGCGAGGTAATCGCGTAATGGTCTCCTCTTACCGAAAGGTAGAGGTAAAAGATTAAACTGAAGAGTTTGATCATGGCTCAGATTGAACGCTGGCGGCAGGCCTAACACATGCAAGTCGAACGTGAAAGCACTTCGGTGTGAGTAGAGTGGCGGACGGGTGAGTAACGCGTAGGAATCTACCTAGTAGTGGGGATAACATGGTGAAAACCATGCTAATACCGCATACGCCCTAAGGGGGAAAGCGGGGGATCTTCGGACCTCGCGCTATTGGATGAGCCTGCGTAAGATTAGCTAGTTGGTGGGGTAAAGGCCCACCAAGGCGACGATCTTTAGCTGGTCTGAGAGGATGATCAGCCACACTGGGACTGAGACACGGCCCAGACTCCTACGGGAGGCAGCAGTGGGGAATATTGCGCAATGGGGGAAACCCTGACGCAGCCATGCCGCGTGTGTGAAGAAGGCCTTCGGGTTGTAAAGCACTTTCAGCAAGGAGGAAAGGTTAGTAGTTAATAACTGCTAGCTGTGACGTTACTTGCAGAAGAAGCACCGGCTAATTCAGTGCCAGCAGCCGCGGTAATACTGAAGGTGCAAGCGTTAATCGGAATTACTGGGCGTAAAGCGCGCGTAGGCGGCTATTTAAGTCGGATGTGAAAGCCCCGGGCTCAACCTGGGAATTGCATTCGATACTGGGTAGCTAGAGTATGGGAGAGGGCTGTGGAATTTCTAGTGTAGCGGTGAAATGCGTAGATATTAGAAGGAACATCAGTGGCGAAGGCGGCAGCCTGGCCCAATACTGACGCTGAGGTGCGAAAGCGTGGGGAGCAAACAGGATTAGATACCCTGGTAGTCCACGCCGTAAACGATGTCAACTAGCCGTTGGGAGACTTGATCTCTTAGTGGCGCAGCTAACGCACTAAGTTGACCGCCTGGGGAGTACGGCCGCAAGGTTAAAACTCAAATGAATTGACGGGGGCCCGCACAAGCGGTGGAGCATGTGGTTTAATTCGATGCAACGCGAAGAACCTTACCAGGTCTTGACATCCTGAGAATCCTGTAGAGATACGGGAGTGCCTTCGGGAATTCAGTGACAGGTGCTGCATGGCTGTCGTCAGCTCGTGTCGTGAGATGTTGGGTTAAGTCCCGTAACGAGCGCAACCCTTGTCCTTAGTTGCTAGCAGGTAATGCTGAGAACTCTAAGGAGACTGCCGGTGACAAACCGGAGGAAGGTGGGGACGACGTCAAGTCATCATGGCCCTTACGACCTGGGCTACACACGTGCTACAATGGCCGGTACAAAGGGCTGCTAACCCGCGAGGGGGCGCTAATCCATAAAACCGGTCGTAGTCCGGATCGGAGTCTGCAACTCGACTCCGTGAAGTCGGAATCGCTAGTAATCGTGAATCAGAATGTCACGGTGAATACGTTCCCGGGCCTTGTACACACCGCCCGTCACACCATGGGAGTGGGTTGCTCCAGAAGTGGCTAGTCTAACCTTCGGGGGACGGTCACCACGGAGTGGTTCATGACTGGGGTGAAGTCGTAACAAGGTAGCCCTTGGGGAACCAGGGGCTGGATCACCTCCTTAACTTATACGTCGATTTGATGTGTAAGCGTTCACACGAATTACTTGATCTGAACTGGTAGTAATAGCGATACCCAATAGGGTCAACAGGCCCGTAGGGTTTTAACGCCGGATTTTTTGTGATTGGCAAGGCGTGCAATGAGCGAGCGAGTGAGCATACCAGCGTATGTGATCGAGTGAGTGAAGCGGCACAGCGCAGTCCAAGCGCAAAAAAGACAAGTTAAAATAGGCCTGTAGCTCAGCTGGTTAGAGCGCACCCCTGATAAGGGTGAGGTCGGCAGTTCAAGTCTGCCCAGGCCTACCATTTTTGCGCTGCTCTTCGTTCGAAAGTCTCTCATGTGCTATTCGCACACATCGGATCTTCCCGTCTCGATCAGCACAAAAATCACCGCCTTATATTGTTCGGTTTTAACGCCGGATTTTTTGTGATTGGCAAGGCGCGCAATGAGCAAGTGAGTGAGCATGCATCAGTATGTGATCGAGCGAGTGAAGCGGCGCAACGCAGTCCAAACGCAAAAAAGACAGGTTAAAGGGGCTATAGCTCAGCTGGGAGAGCGCCTGGTTTGCATCCAGGAGGTCTGCGGTTCGATCCCGCATAGCTCCACCATTTATTGTAAATGGTTGACGTCAATATTCATGATCGTGCTATTACTAAGTAAAGATGCCAGAAAGGTATTTTTTAGAACACTCAATTCGATGAGTCTAAAAAATAGGTTTCTGGTTTTTTAACGACCAGATGTTCTTTAACAAGGTAGATAAGCTGATTAAACCGTTGAATATGTAATTCAATTCTACATATTCAACACGTTGAGTAGTCATCCTAGCCGATGACTATTTGACACTGATGTAATTGAACGTGGTTGTGATGACTGCGATTGATTAGATCAACTGTAATTTCTCAAGTGTAAAAACTGTATGATCCGGCGATCATAAAACATGAGTAGCGGAATTAAGTCCCTGCTATTCATGCTCAGTTTCTTAGATTCATAGATGAAGATGGTTGTTAAAGACTATTTGATTATATGGTCAAGTGACTAAGCGCATACGGTGGATGCCTTGGCAGTTAGAGGCGATGAAGGACGTTGGAGCCTGCGAAAAGCTCTGGGGAGGTGGCAACCGACCGTTATATCCAGAGATGTCCGAATGGGGAAACCCACCCAACATAAGTTGGGTATCTCACACTGAATACATAGGTGTGTAGAAGCGAACCCGGAGAACTGAAACATCTAAGTACCCGGAGGAAAAGAAATCAACCGAGATTCCCCTAGTAGCGGCGAGCGAACGGGGACTAGCCGAGCAATATGAGTTAGTGGAACAGTCTGGAAAGTCTGGCGATACAGGGTGATAGCCCCGTACACGAAAACGATTATTGACGTATTAAGTAGGGCGACACACGTGTTATGTTGTCTGAAGATGGGGGGACCATCCTCCAAGGCTAAATACTCCTAACTGACCGATAGTGAACCAGTACCGTGAGGGAAAGGCGAAAAGAACCCCGGAGAGGGGAGTGAAATAGAACCTGAAACCGTATGCGTACAAGCAGTGGGAGCACCTTCGTGGTGTGACTGCGTACCTTTTGTATAATGGGTCAGCGACTTAAGGTCTGTAGCAAGGTTAACCGTTTAGGGGAGCCGTAGGGAAACCGAGTCTTAATAGGGCGTCATAGTTGCAGGCTTTAGACCCGAAACCGGCGATCTAGCCATGGGCAGGTTGAAGGTGCCGTAACAGGCACTGGAGACCGAACCGACTTATGTTGAAAAATGAGCGGATGACCTGTGGCTCGGAGTGAAAGGCTAATCAAGCCGGGAGATAGCTGGTTCTCCTCGAATCTATTTAGGTAGAGCGTCATGTCTTACCCTGGGGGTAGAGCACTGTTTCGGCTAGGGGGTCATCCCGACTTACCAACCCGATGCAAACTCCGAATACCCAGGAGTACAATCATGGCAGACACACGGCGGGTGCTAACGTCCGTCGTGGAGAGGGAAACAACCCAGACCGCCAGCTAAGGTCCCAAATAGCAATTAAGTGGGAAACGATGTGGGAAGGCCCAGACAGCTAGGAGGTT encodes:
- the tyrS gene encoding tyrosine--tRNA ligase; amino-acid sequence: MSIEGKELLADLRARGLVAQTTADEELEQHLTNASRSLYCGFDPTADSLHIGSLVPLLTLRRFQLAGHKPLALVGGATGLIGDPSFKAEERKLNTPDVVASWVDKLRAQVSRFIDFDCGENAAKVVNNLDWIGDMDVLTFLRDIGKHFPVNQMIKKESVKQRIEREGEGISFTEFTYMILQSLDFAELYKANNCTLQIGGSDQWGNITGGVELTRRRYSGQVYGLTLPLVTKADGTKFGKTESGTIWLDPAKTSPYAFYQFWLNTADADVYKFLRYFTFLSVAEIDAMEAAFTEGGGDIRIHKVALAVGVTRLVHGVELVESAQRISRALFEGIPQDLSEAELEQLMLDGMPSSKLPEDVYEKPLTGLLTECGMAKAGREVKDALVRRAVLINGVAKGIDENNRSAEAFAQSAALYERFFIVKLGKKKYHLFEL